In the Paramormyrops kingsleyae isolate MSU_618 chromosome 6, PKINGS_0.4, whole genome shotgun sequence genome, one interval contains:
- the cd63 gene encoding CD63 antigen gives MAVEGGVKCVKFLLFFFNFIFWLCGLAVIVVGILVQLTINNTIVMKNASGSAAPIVLIVVGFVIFFVSFFGCCGAWKENHCMVTMFAVFLSIIVLAEIGIAIAGYVFRGKLNGIVNDQLKDLISKYNSSKEIQETMNSLQKNLKCCGLNSSSDWKMYQQDGKSVPDSCCKNQTTGCGKGNMLDGNKVYQEGCQPTLETLLETNMKWVIVGALVIAVIQIMGIVFACMLMKGIRSGYEVM, from the exons CTCTGTGGTCTGGCTGTAATCGTAGTGGGTATCCTGGTGCAGCTGACTATAAACAACACAATTGTGATGAAAAATGCATCTGGCTCGGCTGCACCCATCGTCCTTATTGTGGTGGGATTCGTCATCTTCTTCGTCTCATTTTTCGGCTGCTGTGGGGCCTGGAAGGAGAACCACTGCATGGTCACCATG tTTGCCGTGTTTCTCTCCATCATCGTCCTCGCTGAGATTGGAATTGCCATCGCAGGATATGTCTTTAGGGGCAAA CTGAATGGGATAGTTAATGATCAGCTTAAAGACCTGATCAGCAAATACAACAGCAGCAAAGAAATCCAAGAGACTATGAATTCTCTGCAGAAAAAT CTGAAGTGCTGTGGCCTAAATTCCTCGTCTGACTGGAAAATGTACCAGCAAGATGGTAAGTCCGTGCCAGATTCCTGCTGTAAAAACCAGACCACAGGCTGTGGGAAGGGGAACATGCTTGATGGCAACAAAGTGTACCAGGAG GGCTGCCAGCCTACGTTGGAGACCCTGCTGGAGACCAACATGAAATGGGTGATTGTGGGAGCCCTTGTCATCGCTGTAATTCAG ATCATGGGCATTGTGTTCGCCTGCATGTTGATGAAGGGCATCCGCAGTGGATAtgaagtcatgtga